A DNA window from Nocardioides palaemonis contains the following coding sequences:
- the tyrS gene encoding tyrosine--tRNA ligase, whose translation MSSPNVLDDLEWRGLISHSTDRDALRAALGAGSVKFYVGFDPTAPSLHMGNLVQLVTARRLQDAGHTPYVLVGGATGMIGDPRDSGERTLNSLDTVKEWTERVRQQVSRFVTFEGDNAATTVNNYDWTASLSTIDFLRDIGKHFPVNRMLARDTVKRRLESGISYTEFSYVLLQSMDYLNLFREHGVTLQFGGSDQWGNITGGAELVRRVTGENAFGFATPLITKTDGTKYGKTEGGALWLDAEMLSPYAFHQFWLNVEDEKVGELLRIFTFLSREEIEDLEQQTAEKPFLRAGQKRLADEVTALVHGADEVEQAKAAAAALFGGGDLADIKPDTLASALREAGGTTVPGGELPGILDLLVTAGLASSKGEARRTVAEGGAYLNNVRVEDPELRPTTADLVGGSWLVLRRGKKRFAGVEVV comes from the coding sequence GTGAGCAGCCCCAACGTCCTCGACGACCTGGAGTGGCGCGGCCTGATCTCCCACTCCACCGACCGCGACGCGCTCCGCGCGGCGCTGGGCGCGGGGAGCGTCAAGTTCTACGTGGGCTTCGACCCGACCGCCCCCAGCCTGCACATGGGCAACCTGGTCCAGCTGGTGACCGCTCGCCGGCTCCAGGACGCGGGTCACACGCCCTACGTCCTCGTGGGCGGCGCCACCGGGATGATCGGCGACCCGCGGGACTCGGGGGAGCGCACGCTCAACTCCCTCGACACCGTCAAGGAGTGGACCGAGCGCGTGCGCCAGCAGGTGTCGCGGTTCGTGACCTTCGAGGGTGACAACGCGGCCACGACGGTCAACAACTACGACTGGACCGCCTCGCTCTCCACGATCGACTTCCTGCGCGACATCGGCAAGCACTTCCCGGTCAACCGGATGCTCGCCCGCGACACGGTCAAGCGACGCCTCGAGTCGGGCATCAGCTACACCGAGTTCTCCTACGTCCTGCTGCAGTCGATGGACTACCTCAACCTGTTCCGCGAGCACGGCGTGACGCTCCAGTTCGGTGGCTCGGACCAGTGGGGCAACATCACCGGGGGCGCCGAGCTGGTCCGACGGGTGACGGGGGAGAACGCCTTCGGCTTCGCCACGCCGCTCATCACCAAGACCGACGGCACGAAGTACGGCAAGACCGAGGGCGGCGCCCTGTGGCTCGACGCCGAGATGCTCTCGCCCTACGCCTTCCACCAGTTCTGGCTCAACGTCGAGGACGAGAAGGTCGGGGAGCTGCTGCGGATCTTCACCTTCCTGTCGCGCGAGGAGATCGAGGACCTCGAGCAGCAGACGGCCGAGAAGCCGTTCCTCCGCGCCGGACAGAAGCGGCTCGCCGACGAGGTGACCGCCCTGGTGCACGGTGCGGACGAGGTCGAGCAGGCGAAGGCCGCGGCCGCGGCCCTGTTCGGCGGGGGAGACCTGGCCGACATCAAGCCGGACACCCTCGCCTCCGCGCTCCGCGAGGCCGGCGGCACGACCGTGCCGGGCGGCGAGCTGCCCGGGATCCTCGACCTGCTCGTCACCGCGGGTCTGGCCTCGAGCAAGGGCGAGGCCCGCCGCACCGTCGCGGAGGGCGGTGCCTACCTCAACAACGTGCGGGTCGAGGACCCCGAGCTCCGCCCCACGACTGCCGACCTGGTGGGCGGTTCGTGGCTGGTGCTGCGCCGCGGCAAGAAGCGCTTCGCAGGCGTCGAAGTGGTCTGA
- a CDS encoding serine/threonine-protein kinase, producing MIAGRYTLEREIGRGGAGTVHLAHDEVLGRTVAIKRIGAMPGSDDVQLERAAREARLAAALNHPHVVSVFDLVAEGDVHWLVMEYVPGRTISELVRTTGPLEATEAAALLAQTADALTEAHAAGIVHRDVKPSNILVAGGVAKLGDFGIARSADDASLTQTGLVTGSPAYLAPEVASGSSATPASDVWSLGATLYHAVSGRPPYEVGDNLIGALYKIVHEDPPRLPEDHPMAGLLSVMMVREPEGRWPMRRVRDELRRLEHGQRSTIAAGPVPAPTSDATGVLPRVTEASATPTRAGGGNGLRWAGIAALLVLAVAAVATAYVWGGRGDSPEAADPTGSASTSTTTSDSPAVSPEERKQQMDAFISSYISTVTSDPRSAFDMLTPEFQTESNGFEGYMGWWGKVRSAQVTSIESNPSDLTVDYSVDYVMKTGARTSDQIRLQLQAVDDGFLISGEA from the coding sequence GTGATCGCAGGCAGGTACACGCTCGAGCGGGAGATCGGACGCGGCGGCGCCGGCACGGTCCACCTCGCGCACGACGAGGTGCTCGGCCGCACGGTCGCGATCAAGCGCATCGGCGCCATGCCCGGCAGTGACGACGTGCAGCTCGAGCGCGCGGCCCGCGAGGCCCGGCTGGCCGCCGCCCTCAACCACCCCCACGTCGTCTCCGTCTTCGACCTGGTGGCCGAGGGCGACGTCCACTGGCTGGTCATGGAGTACGTCCCGGGGCGCACGATCAGCGAGCTCGTCCGCACGACGGGCCCGCTGGAGGCCACCGAGGCGGCCGCACTGCTGGCGCAGACCGCCGACGCGCTCACCGAGGCGCACGCGGCCGGGATCGTGCACCGCGACGTCAAGCCCAGCAACATCCTTGTCGCCGGCGGCGTGGCCAAGCTCGGCGACTTCGGCATCGCACGCTCCGCGGACGACGCCTCCCTCACCCAGACCGGGCTCGTCACCGGTTCTCCCGCCTACCTCGCTCCCGAGGTCGCGTCCGGGTCGTCCGCGACGCCCGCGAGCGACGTGTGGTCCCTCGGCGCCACGCTCTACCACGCGGTGAGCGGCCGGCCGCCCTACGAGGTCGGGGACAACCTGATCGGCGCGCTCTACAAGATCGTCCACGAGGACCCGCCGCGCCTGCCCGAGGACCACCCGATGGCAGGGCTCCTGTCGGTGATGATGGTCCGCGAGCCGGAGGGCCGCTGGCCGATGCGGCGGGTGCGCGACGAGCTGCGCCGCCTCGAGCACGGCCAGCGGTCCACGATCGCGGCCGGTCCCGTCCCCGCGCCGACCTCCGACGCGACGGGAGTCCTCCCCCGCGTGACGGAGGCCTCGGCCACCCCGACCCGAGCCGGCGGCGGGAACGGGCTCCGGTGGGCCGGCATCGCCGCCCTGCTGGTGCTCGCGGTCGCGGCCGTCGCGACGGCGTACGTCTGGGGCGGGCGCGGCGACAGCCCGGAGGCCGCGGACCCGACGGGATCGGCTTCCACGTCGACGACCACCTCCGACAGCCCGGCGGTGTCGCCCGAGGAGCGCAAGCAGCAGATGGACGCGTTCATCTCGTCCTACATCTCGACGGTGACCAGCGACCCGCGGTCGGCCTTCGACATGCTGACCCCGGAGTTCCAGACGGAGAGCAACGGGTTCGAGGGCTACATGGGCTGGTGGGGCAAGGTGCGCTCGGCGCAGGTCACCAGCATCGAGAGCAACCCCTCGGACCTCACCGTCGACTACTCGGTGGACTACGTGATGAAGACCGGCGCGCGGACCTCCGACCAGATCCGGCTCCAGCTCCAGGCGGTCGACGACGGCTTCCTGATCTCCGGCGAGGCCTGA
- a CDS encoding CHAT domain-containing protein yields MSALEDLRAAVLAGDADAWLAARPELLTAETATAALDLAEGGGPTNDGYKWAVTAEAVFRVLDDREGYLRASLHRVGMQFLAATTAEQYASERDSLIRIAAAALTSGLARIAGRAMITAADCSYWAHETLDASHPDEGLWARRMLNDCVIVWEQGATDLSAGDLERLASLTAGVIDHWSEQTDLYYDDEVRALGARLVQAADAHLPHDLFERPAGATKRAVVARTIAHTARVLRLGVTRSMAERLEIARTMAEEDGDMQAWVTAARGMLIDAAAAFTSEHLDEVRRAFYATVDPRTRFRSRLGRLAEAARLDELVGEDLAQLVQAEAPDVPQVFALAETASARTLLDALDGGLTTPDDETCRGLERSATAFPTRDGEEPILREMRLLSQLPVASVESLEQLEQRYVELGAGFAGESTPVGLAEVQGQLQPREVMVRYVLPFRWSHPAFMPGVVVVTPTEAAYVRLPDAGFADGMIGSIALDGRSPLDTSALGSAVLNARLAVIGLSASAAARTDEHLTMLHDLLIAPVRATGLTDDATHWIVVPQRSLHLVPWMAVRDAGGRSLLDDVAISVVPSASSWSRLRERAFAATSSLGFLADPLVGYAGLPQLPGALAEMEEVTAAWTGAGAAATAYPHEEATLAALAQAAQTCSVVHVAAHGSFPDDQALFDHQLMLSPDDAHAGPVTADALRGVDLAGVDTVVLSVCDGGAYRVGQGDEPYGLVPALLEAGAASVVAAQWAVDDESARALMSRTGVLLRGHPPAEALRQACLERREVAAPGDWTHAAFVAVGGRR; encoded by the coding sequence ATGAGCGCCCTCGAAGATCTCCGTGCCGCCGTCCTGGCGGGGGACGCGGACGCCTGGCTCGCCGCGCGGCCGGAGCTGCTGACGGCCGAGACCGCGACCGCAGCGCTCGACCTCGCCGAGGGAGGTGGGCCGACGAACGACGGCTACAAGTGGGCGGTAACGGCAGAAGCCGTCTTTCGGGTGCTCGACGACAGAGAGGGCTATCTGCGTGCGTCGTTGCACCGTGTCGGCATGCAGTTCCTGGCCGCTACGACGGCCGAGCAGTACGCCTCCGAGCGCGACTCGCTCATCCGGATCGCGGCCGCGGCCCTCACCTCCGGACTCGCTCGGATTGCCGGACGCGCGATGATCACCGCGGCGGACTGCTCGTACTGGGCCCACGAGACGTTGGATGCGAGCCATCCCGACGAGGGCCTCTGGGCCCGCCGCATGCTCAACGACTGCGTCATCGTCTGGGAGCAGGGCGCGACGGACCTGAGCGCCGGCGACCTCGAGCGGCTGGCGTCGCTCACCGCCGGGGTCATCGACCACTGGTCGGAGCAGACCGACCTCTACTACGACGACGAGGTCCGTGCTCTTGGCGCACGCTTGGTGCAGGCGGCCGACGCCCACCTGCCCCACGACCTGTTCGAGCGGCCTGCGGGCGCGACCAAGCGTGCCGTCGTGGCCCGCACGATCGCCCACACGGCGCGCGTGCTGCGCCTCGGGGTGACGCGGTCGATGGCGGAGCGGCTCGAGATCGCACGCACGATGGCCGAGGAGGATGGCGACATGCAGGCCTGGGTCACGGCGGCTCGCGGCATGCTGATCGACGCCGCAGCAGCCTTCACGTCCGAGCACCTCGACGAGGTCCGGCGTGCCTTCTACGCCACGGTGGACCCGCGCACCCGCTTCCGCAGCCGACTCGGACGGCTCGCCGAGGCGGCCCGACTCGACGAGCTGGTCGGCGAGGACCTCGCCCAGCTCGTCCAAGCCGAGGCGCCGGACGTGCCCCAGGTGTTCGCCCTCGCCGAGACCGCGTCGGCCCGCACCTTGCTCGACGCCCTGGACGGCGGGCTGACCACCCCCGACGACGAGACGTGCCGCGGGCTCGAGCGGTCGGCCACGGCCTTCCCGACCCGCGACGGCGAGGAGCCGATCCTCAGGGAGATGCGCCTGCTCAGCCAGCTCCCGGTCGCCTCCGTCGAGTCGCTGGAACAGCTCGAGCAGAGGTACGTCGAGCTCGGCGCCGGGTTCGCGGGGGAGTCGACGCCCGTGGGCCTCGCCGAAGTCCAGGGGCAGCTCCAGCCACGCGAGGTGATGGTGAGGTACGTCCTGCCGTTCCGCTGGTCGCACCCGGCCTTCATGCCCGGCGTCGTCGTGGTGACGCCCACCGAGGCGGCGTACGTCCGGCTGCCGGACGCCGGGTTCGCCGACGGCATGATCGGGTCGATCGCCCTCGACGGACGCAGCCCCCTCGACACCAGCGCGCTGGGCTCCGCGGTGCTCAACGCGCGTCTGGCCGTCATTGGCCTGAGTGCGAGCGCCGCCGCCCGCACGGACGAGCACCTGACGATGCTCCACGACCTGCTGATCGCGCCGGTGCGTGCCACCGGTCTCACCGACGACGCCACGCACTGGATCGTGGTGCCGCAGCGGTCGCTCCACCTCGTGCCGTGGATGGCGGTCCGCGACGCGGGCGGGCGCTCCCTGCTGGACGACGTCGCGATCAGCGTCGTGCCGAGTGCGTCGTCGTGGTCACGGCTGCGGGAGCGCGCGTTCGCGGCGACGTCGTCCCTCGGCTTCCTCGCCGACCCGCTCGTGGGGTACGCCGGGCTACCGCAGCTGCCGGGCGCACTCGCCGAGATGGAGGAGGTGACCGCCGCGTGGACCGGTGCCGGCGCGGCCGCCACGGCGTACCCGCACGAGGAGGCGACCCTCGCCGCGCTCGCGCAGGCGGCGCAGACGTGCTCGGTCGTCCACGTCGCCGCCCACGGCTCCTTTCCCGACGACCAGGCCCTCTTCGACCACCAGCTGATGCTGTCTCCGGACGACGCGCACGCAGGACCGGTGACCGCCGACGCGCTGCGCGGGGTCGACCTCGCAGGCGTCGACACCGTCGTGCTGAGCGTGTGCGACGGCGGTGCGTACCGCGTCGGGCAGGGGGACGAGCCGTACGGTCTCGTCCCGGCGCTCCTCGAGGCCGGCGCAGCCTCGGTGGTGGCCGCCCAGTGGGCCGTGGATGACGAGAGCGCCCGGGCGCTGATGTCGCGCACGGGCGTCCTGCTCCGTGGGCACCCTCCCGCCGAGGCCCTGCGCCAGGCGTGCCTCGAGCGCCGCGAGGTCGCGGCACCGGGGGACTGGACCCACGCCGCCTTCGTCGCCGTCGGAGGTCGGCGCTAG
- a CDS encoding esterase/lipase family protein: MQVTLQPVPVDLGEGVTIEAPGLVGTAEIQPGVLGGRSDTEPNATPTFVAALDEQDFHQQHAIEVQAEEEPFATDGLTTRSGAPGMTLRVPDLGQDQPQVLMVVDEAGVVTWHLPEADTADPGKVAFTVDRRVADSEVAATDGSRGLVAAIGTKLLTVFVVPVIEKVVGRAGREVARVYEDRTHPQGVRWMTKDGFRTAGSDPVTDWSLLSEGRALLFVHGTASSSHGAFRGLDDATFGALHTAYGGRVLAFDHHTLSASLDDNVEELRRHLPPERRIPVDIVSHSRGGLVARAISEAMTAPDTPLDVRSLVYVATPNGGTTLADPKRIHDYLDRMTTMLNLIPDGPWSTATDTLSGLLTLVRSVLAGVVQELPGLAVMRPGNDRLAVLPFLGATGAREYAVDVEFEPSGPLLRLMRAANAAVDSVFREANDVVVPTGGVRHPKNRSDLAIPPDRHLSLGKREDAWHCAMFSQDATREALKTWLAAPMNAAPGTTPVP, from the coding sequence ATGCAGGTCACTCTGCAGCCGGTGCCCGTCGACCTCGGCGAGGGCGTGACCATCGAGGCGCCGGGGCTCGTCGGCACCGCAGAGATCCAGCCGGGGGTGCTCGGCGGGAGATCCGACACCGAGCCCAACGCGACGCCGACGTTCGTCGCCGCGCTCGACGAGCAGGACTTCCACCAGCAGCACGCGATCGAGGTGCAGGCCGAGGAGGAGCCCTTCGCCACCGACGGTCTGACCACGCGCAGCGGCGCCCCGGGCATGACGCTGCGCGTCCCCGATCTCGGGCAGGACCAGCCGCAGGTTCTGATGGTCGTGGACGAGGCCGGCGTCGTCACGTGGCACCTTCCCGAGGCCGACACGGCCGATCCGGGCAAGGTCGCCTTCACCGTCGACCGCAGGGTCGCCGACAGCGAGGTGGCGGCGACCGACGGCAGTCGCGGCCTGGTGGCCGCCATCGGCACCAAGCTGCTGACGGTCTTCGTCGTGCCGGTGATCGAGAAGGTCGTCGGCCGGGCCGGACGCGAGGTCGCCCGGGTCTACGAGGATCGGACGCATCCGCAGGGAGTGCGGTGGATGACGAAGGACGGCTTTCGGACGGCCGGCAGCGACCCGGTGACCGACTGGTCGTTGCTCAGCGAGGGGCGCGCGCTGCTCTTCGTCCACGGCACGGCCAGCTCCAGCCACGGTGCCTTCCGAGGCCTCGACGACGCGACCTTCGGCGCACTGCACACGGCGTACGGCGGTCGCGTGCTCGCGTTCGACCACCACACGCTGTCGGCCAGCCTCGACGACAACGTCGAGGAGCTGCGCAGGCACCTGCCGCCGGAGCGCCGGATCCCCGTCGACATCGTGTCGCACAGCCGCGGGGGCCTCGTCGCGCGGGCGATCTCGGAGGCGATGACGGCTCCGGACACACCACTCGACGTCAGGTCGCTCGTGTACGTCGCGACTCCCAATGGTGGCACCACGCTGGCCGACCCCAAGCGGATCCACGACTACCTCGACCGGATGACCACCATGCTCAACCTGATTCCCGACGGGCCGTGGTCGACCGCGACGGACACCCTGTCGGGTCTGCTCACCCTCGTGCGATCGGTGCTCGCAGGGGTGGTCCAGGAGCTGCCAGGCCTGGCAGTGATGCGTCCGGGCAACGACCGCCTCGCGGTCTTGCCGTTCCTCGGTGCCACCGGAGCGCGGGAGTACGCCGTCGATGTGGAGTTCGAGCCGAGCGGACCACTCCTGCGGCTGATGCGCGCCGCCAACGCGGCTGTCGACTCGGTGTTCCGCGAGGCCAACGACGTCGTCGTACCGACTGGCGGCGTCAGGCACCCGAAGAACCGGTCCGACCTGGCGATCCCACCCGATCGACATCTGTCGCTGGGCAAGCGCGAGGACGCGTGGCACTGCGCGATGTTCTCGCAGGACGCCACACGTGAGGCGTTGAAGACCTGGCTTGCCGCACCGATGAACGCTGCGCCCGGAACGACTCCGGTGCCATGA